A region of the Marmota flaviventris isolate mMarFla1 chromosome 3, mMarFla1.hap1, whole genome shotgun sequence genome:
gataatggtcctggttatatttctacctcttttaaacaattttgctcatcatttggcattactcatataacaggaatcccatacaatccacagggacaaggcatagttgaaagagctcatcaaactattaaaatgtacttattaaagtaaaaagagggaattggaaaggggaatatatcccccaaagataaacttaaaatatccctttttactctaaactttttaaatttggattcatcagggcttagtgctgcagaaaggcatatgtgtccaaaaaatgtacataagcctcaggtactttggaaggatattctaacaggacaatggaaaggtcctgacccagtgattgtctggagtagGGGTTCTGTCTGTGTGTTtgcacagggagaacagcagccgatttggattccagagagactaaccaaagcaatttctacagaccaaaaagaagatgatttgactcaaatccataaaagctgatatccagagctccagcttggctattcttacatctgcaacagtggttctcccacacctggaggctaatgaataatgaacaccattaaagcctatttcaaatgtaaaaaaactttgaggcttgcttgtgggaataccttcagacccatatgcaagttacaaaaaaaaaaaaaaaaaggatgggatatccaaaaaagagtcaaacccaggtggtaaccaggatgcttttttcaatatctattttattattgccttttcccacatcataaagttctattttattttttgagctcatacagaactagattaatatttttctgaccagttttattttttgactgtggagtttttaaacattgcaatagagatttcacctgtgtaaggctacaaggcctttactattgtcttatgtgttgtatattatgtgtgcacacttgtgttttgtgttgtatgtctgtgtgtgcatatgtccatagatcatatatgaggagcgctcatgaaaaaaatggatctgaatttttttattcatgtgattttaagggtttaatttaaattgggtaaacagctgttgaggattgttttaatatgtgaacaaataaggaggttaacagaactgtttgtttactttcacctttccttttcattgtatttaataattctgttcaggataatgtaaattgttcagaaaattgttttcttagtacctgttggaatgttatataattttttttagcatcattgccagaattcctatcttcatcccagtgccggtgaaaaccaaactacagcttcttcgatagttatcacaacaaactgtataaactgatgcatcaatgaataataactcaataagtaatgctcaatcaaggagtcaatttactttgggaggaaatggacatattgatggattcctctgctttgaactgcttgcagaactttcctggactatgtatcacttgtatgcattgtgaactatctgttggtgcagcgaattgtggtagtgctggcgtatttttgctgatggtgtcactggtgatacaatttttccaaaggagccgtcaattggcttgttgtcatggcatttctgtatcctcctcccttctgctagtgatggtctaaaatttgggggccaacaggggtgaggcaaagaacctcaccccctcactggtgcaaaggcctatccacaagtatggctgtatgctggaccagtagtcagtgatgggtatgatccaattgcagtggtaccaacctaagattggaggctgacgcctagaggtcagctcatccgatgacgggtaagaaccatgtgtagtattggacagcctaacagggactgtccctaagccacattgcttgttgtttaattaaacagaaggggggagatgttgagggccacaaccgAGTCGGGAtgaagcatggcatttttgccagaagtagtggttgagaggtgatgccagcgagttctcacggagttcccattgagttccagttgagttctctcagggattcccagagagttcccattggttggggaagtgccggaggagggatatttctgGTTGCTTGTTCCTGGACTAGCCGCGTGGCTTTCGAGAGAATTCCCgaggagcgtgtgtggagtgcgctggtggagttcagaaataaagtttgttcctgcttcagtggctcatgatttgtgcccagcaaGACTGTGGCACTGTAACATTTGGATTGCTTTTCCTCATTGGAGATGATCTCACTGTTAAAGgcattgtttttgtttaatgttaCTAAGGATATTTAGAATTCCATAAATGTTTggacaattaaaataatacacacacacacacacacacacacacatacacacacacagaaaatctTAGTCACATACCCAATAGTCTCAAAGTTGTCTGGGATGCATAtaacctgtaaaatgggaagcaCTCAGCAAGATCTACATTCCTAAACAATAATGAAGAATGTGCTTAGATCAGGCTCTTTGCCGAGTGCACAGAAACTGAGTCTGGACTTCACCGACACCAGCTCTTAGCTGAAGCCCCACAGCACCCGTTTTCCCGACCCCACACCTGCACGTGAAACCATCAGGAGCACAGTCCGCATGGGAGCTGAATGTCCAGCCACGGAACTATTGTTTTTCTGCCTCAGGTATCTACACCTGGTCATCCACGTGTGCCTGCTCTGTTCTCCCCTCACCTCCATTTTCCCTCTTGGGAACTTCCCAGGGTCGGAGAAATGATGAGCTGCAGACTGACACCCACTGGTCTGTGGACTGCACCTGGCAGAGCACAGAGACGCCTGCTTTTGACAAGCCTCACTGATCAAGATGCCATTTGTTCTGGAGAAATGGATAAATGGGGGTGTTTGCTGCCCTTTTCTCATGAACATCGTGCTGATCTCTCAACCCTCTCCAAGCCATGAAGACTGGCCTCTTTCTATTTGCTGCTCTCTTCTTTCTGGCTCCAGGTAAATGAGCATCTTTGGAGGGAATGTGAGCAGAGGAGGTGGCTCTGACAGAGGGTCTCTGTGTGACCACCCAGGCTGATCACAGCTCAAATGCAAGGGCACCTGTGGGCTGGTGGCCCTGCGTGGCAACACTTGCTGCAGAAGGCAATGCCTCCTTCTATAATTGCACCCTCTATAAATCCTTTGTATTTTCCATTATTGTCCATGAAGTGTTGTCACAGGTTGGGATAAATTAAGGGAAGTCAGGAAAGATGCCTTTGGTTCACAATTCCAtgctaaaaatcacaaaaatgtctaaaaaagattttaatactctggccttttaaaatctggttaggctataaaataaaataggaaagaaagagagctagagagagggagaaatggaaGAGGATAGGATTAGAAGCATGTATTCATGTTCTGATGTCATGGCATTAGGACAAACTGCAGGGTGTAGGTTGCTGTCAGTTAACGTACATTAGCAAACTACAAGCTGGACACCATGGTGAATGCTTCAATGACAAAACGTATGCAGTTCTCCAAAGCCAGTGACTTTAAGAAAAGTGCGACCCCACCTCTTACTCAATGGAATTCAGAGATTTGGGGGGGGtctgttttacatatattttatagacATAAATATGAACAAGGTGAAAATCATACGTGTGTGCAGGAGGGAGCCAGGGTTGGAGCCTGGCTCTGTTTTGCCTCCATGAAAGATAGTTGTGATTTCCTCCCACACCAGGGCTCACTGTCGTATTCTCCTGCTTCTGGGCAGCTGCAGTGGCTCCAGCTGTATCTCCCCAAAATCAGGGCACAAGGCTCAACTTGTACCAGGTAGAGCTTGTACCAGGGAgctatatatctttatatctttggCTTCTGGCACAAATTCAACTCACGGTGACTTCACTGTCACCGTGAGTTGAATTTGTGCCAGAATGCAAAGATATATCCCCCATGTGCTCTGCTCAGAATTTTCATGCCAACTATTCCTGTGCCCCCTGGTTTGTATTGCAACAAACCTGTGCAAGTAGATTCTATGTCAGGATGTGGGGATCTGGGCCTGCAGGGGACTCACTTCACTGGATTTGATGCACACAGTGGAGACGGATCAGAGGTATCCTTTTCAGGTCACAGAGTCTTATTCCATGACTAGCCAACACAATGGCAAGgttgcataaaataaaattacctaaCGTATCTAAATTAAAGCAACTTTTAATGCACTTTATGTGTGCACTCACACACAGGTGCACCAAGTCCCACATGGCTATCTGTGATGGTCCATTAGAAGCCCTGTAGGCACAGATGCTCTCTCCCTCTAGAGGCTCCTGGGCCATTACTGTGAACTGGACTCATCAGGAGGACTCTTTCAAAACAAAGTCCTCTAAGTTTAGCCTGAGATGACCTTGCAGTATGAGAAGAGAATAGAATATATATGCCACTGTGGTGTCATCCAGAGTTCTCTGGGCTTTGaaacggtgggggggggggggtatttctATTTGAGCAGATGTGCTGATGCTAGATAATGGTCGGTGCATGGGATGGCATTCATCCATCTAGATTTAAGCTTATCCTAATGTTAATTAGACACTTTAATATGTTGACATTAAATGTAATCTGCCTACATCTGACACTAACATTGCAAAGATCTCTATTGGTCAACTCTAAAATGTTAACCCAGGTAAGATGAACTGTCTGTCCTTGAAGCAAGATGCTCTCACTGCTGCTATAAGTACTAAGGTAAGAACTGGAATCTATGTAAAATAACAGAGAAAGATTTAAGGAGCTGgacaaggtggtgcacacctaaaatcccagcagctcaggaagctaaggcagaaggatcataagttcaaaaccagcctcagcaacttagcaaggtcctgagcagCTCAGAGAAACTTTGTCcctacataaaaacataaaaagggggatgtggctcaatggttaaacagTCCTCGGTTGGGTCCCCatactaaagagagagagagagaaaaaaaaagacttaaggaAACAGTATGGACACATTCCCTCTTCGTTCCCTAAAATGCCTGCTTTCCATGGTTGACATTTTGAAGGTATGTGGAGGAGAAATCAgattatgtatttgtttgttttgtttgtttgtttgtcttgtttttttgtacaagggattgaactctgggcacttaaccacacagccacatccccaaccctattttgtatcttacatagagacagggtttcactgagttgttcagaGCCCtggtaagttgttgaggctggctctgaactcaggatcctcctgcctcagcctcctgagcagctgggattccaggcacgcaccactgtgcctggcccagatCGAGTCTTTCTAAGCAGCCACGTTACTCTATCTACCACAGTAAGCTTTAGgggttttcttttgctatttcttttctttctttctatgctTTTCTGCTCTAGTCTCGTGCCCTTTCTTCAACCTCAGGTCTTGCCATACTTTCACCAGGTAGCAATCTTAGAGTGTATGAAGGAAACTCCTGACTCCAGAGAAGTTTATAGGAACAAGTTGCTCATTACTTTAATAGATTTGGATAAAAGAATGTTGGCATCTGTTTCTTGAAGACGCCACATAGCCTAATGCAAATGCTGCAAGACGAATGGATTCTCCCTGGTCATTCACCCCATGTaacaaaaagacagaaataaCATACAGAAAATAGTTCCCTGACACCTCATCTCCTGGCAGGGTAAGGCATTCTGACAATGGTGTAGAACTCTTGGCTGATGTCTGTGACTACCTGGTCACAGCTGAAAGACAACTGACCCATGTGGCTCTTTCCCTTGTGTAGCCAAGAATGAGTTTTTTGATGAGAAATGCTACCAGTTTAAAGGGAAATGCATGCGTCATTGTCAGAAAAATGAAGAGCTTGTGGCTCTGTGCCAGAAGTCCCTGAAATGCTGTCTGACGCTCCAACCCTGTGGGAAGATTAGATTGGATGACTGAATCTGGAGACCTGGGCCTCTCGGAGGAGCACAGACGGCCAGGCTGCTGTTTCCACTcttcaccaaaaataaatgattgcTTTGATCAGCTTGTGAGTGCTTCATTTGGAAGGGAAACCATGCCTAGCTGACCCTGCTGGTCTCTCCCTCCTggcttatttttctgaaattctgtGGTAAGGCCACTGCCCTCAAAGCCATCCAATATCAATCTTACAGGCTGACCAAAAGAGACCAGCAACCACCCTCTGGCTTTCTCCCAGGCAGTGGAATCCATCCTGCATTAACTGAGGAaacaaagagggagaaagaggaaggtagaagggaagggaaagaggaaagaaatggatAAGCAGAGAAACAAACATGCTGCTGGATGAATTagctattatttatattattgataacATTCACTATGATTTATCAGAGACTGTCGTAAATAGGTATTTATCAAGGACTTTCATGGGTCACCACATGCTAaattaaaaacattccatgagaTTGCCTGCTACCTATAATTCTGACACTGGTTTTGCAGATGGTTAGAGGATTAGAAACATCCCTGTGATTCTCAGGAGCCCCCGTGACCTGGATCCTTTTCACAAACTCACTATCTACCATTTTTCTGGAACTAGCTGGCAAATGACCTTCTGAGTCTCAGCCTAAATGTCACTGCTGTTGTCTGAATGAGTGCctctaaaattcattttgaaatctgATCCCCACTGTGATGGTGTTAAGAGGTGATTCAGTCTTCAAGACTCTGCCCTGAGGAGTGGGATTCATTCCCTTGTAAAAGAGATGGAGATGACACCTTTCCCCTCTCTCACGTGAAAACAGCTTGCCATGCAAGGATTCATCTTGGAGCAGGGACCAGGCCCCCACCAGATACCCAATATGCTCATGCTTTGACCTTAGACCTCCTGCCCCCAAACCTGTGAGCAATAAATGCTTATTACCTGTAAATTAACCAGTCtgcagtattttgttacagcagcctgagcaGACTGACCATTATATGGTTTAAGTGACGATTTCCCATCATGTTCCTTACACTTAAAAACCAGCTTTGGATTCCTGTGGGTCCTAAATCTTATTTTACTTCTTCTCAATTCCCAAGGGCAATGTGCTTAATCATGTTGGAATCATTGACACTGCTATGAgaagaattttttatttgcaCTTTGTTTTGAGATAACtaaatttatataaagtttttaataaaaataccacAGATATCTTTTATTCAATTTATCCTAAtcatagtgttttagtcagccttttttgctgctgtgacaaaaagaccccACCAGAACAATGGTAgcggaggaaacatttatttaaggGACCATGGTTTTAGACATCTCCATCCATAGGTGGCtgcctccattccttgggactcaaggtgaggctcAACATAGTGACAAAAGAGTGTGGCAGGGGAATGCAGCTCACAtgaggatcaggaagcagaggagcaCTCTCCTCTTAGCAGACACAGAGATATACccccaagccacacccccaatgcccaccaGCCAAACAGTATGTGGAGGTGCTCAAACAAACAGAGGATGATGGGAGGCACCAAACGCCACAAGAACCAGCAGAAAAGCTCCCAGTGGCCAAGGCTGGGTTAACCCAGGCCAACAAGTCAATGAGACAACAGGGAATCCTAACCAAAATCAAACTTCCATTCTGATAAAATAGATAGAtggatacatacatacatacatacatacataaataggtagatagatagatagatagatagatagatagatagatagatagagtaaataaataagccaCTTAGGGAGAAAAGACAACTTTGCCATGCAGAAGAGCTCCAAATAATTCATGTGTATACTCTGGCCTCCAGAAGGTGGCGCTGCTCACCACTCCTGAGGGCTGGCTGGGACCTTCCCCATAGGAAGGGGAAAGAGTGACTGTGGAGGGGGACACTGGCACACTCTCCATCTGGCAACGGAGGACAGCAACAGCTGTGGAGCCTTGTGGACAGAACCTTTGATAAACGACAAAAATGTCACCTCCCCTCCACGGCCTTTCTCCCCAAACAGAATCCCAGTTAACCAGGAGAGAGTGTCAGAGTGGAGGCCAGGAGAGCCCTGCTGCTCCCTCCAGGTGGCTCACGCTCAAGGCTGCTTCCTTTGCTTACTGCCATGCTCACTCCTGAGAGACGTACCAGGAAAACTCAAAGCACTGTGAAAAGTTAAAGATGCCACAAATACATGGAAGCACACAGCCACGTTTACGGACAGGAAGATCGGATGAGAAAAAATGTCAAAACGACCCTGTCCAAACTTCTCAAAGTCAAACTCCAAACTAAGTTGTTTTGACCTTGAACTAactttaggattttctacataggTCCCTGGACGACCTTGAAGAACTTGTTTCATCTTCTTATCAAAAATGATATTAGCTGGGTGAGTggcaatcccagaggctccagaggctgaggaaggaggattgcaagttcaaagccagcctcagcaactgagcaaggccctaagcaatttaccaagaccctgcctcaaaataaaaaatgaaaaggggctgaggatgtgtcttgGTGGTTGAGCACttatgggttcaatccttggtagtgagaaagagtgagagagagactagacagacagacagagaaagagagagagagattaaactAATTGGACTTACCTGATGGGTCAAACTGTATGGGAAACAGTGAAGAAGAGATGATGTGTCCTCTGGGCTATATTTGCATGGATACATATTACTAATGGGTGTTCTGGAAACTGCATGGAATGCCTGGAAATCTGATATGTCTGCTTTTGATGTTACTAGTCATATTTATTACCTTCAATGTTTTAAAGCATAAAGCAACCACATTTCCTTGTCAACTTTATTATAATGAACTGTGATCTGTTATTTAGTCCTGGCCATTTTAAGACTTTTTCATCCACAAAAGTTGTTTTACTCTGATGCTTTCTTGAAAGATTTCTCAAAGTCTTGCCTTGAAGGAAATTTGTGGAAAAGTACAAGTTTCTGATAACTTTTAAGATCATACCATtggctgaattttttaaaaattcagcaattTGGCAAAGTATGATTTTCATAAACAAAACTGAGATTTTCTTATTTGCTTATAAATTGCCCTGTTTCTAGACACTTATGATCTGAATCTTGATGATTTGAGATTCAGATCATAAGTCTCTAGGGGCTTTCCACTGAAATGATCTCAAAAGGCTATTGCTCCACTTTAACCaagcaaagattttctttgctttattacCACATTCACCCTGTAAATGGTTTTCCCTGTGCCTTGGTGCAGCCCAGAAACACTTGTGGTCCATGAATTCCTGTCTGTGTgagtaaactttaaaattttaaggacCTAAGTTGATATTCTGGCATTCCATTTACACCAGTTCTTAACTTCTTTCAttaaagttttgatttttctGCTTATAGATTCTGGACATCTTTTGCAGAGTTATCCCTAAGAATTCAATGATGTTTACTGTTGTGATACTGTgtattttatatcaatttttctcaaagtatatagaaaactatattttaaaaaaaatgattttttaattgtagatggacacaatacctttattttattttatgttttttaatgtggtgccaaggatagaatccagtacctcacgcatgctaggcaagtgctctaccactgagctacaaccccagccccaggaaactatctttttaattttaaccttg
Encoded here:
- the LOC114082034 gene encoding beta-defensin 106A-like; this translates as MKTGLFLFAALFFLAPAKNEFFDEKCYQFKGKCMRHCQKNEELVALCQKSLKCCLTLQPCGKIRLDD